Within Lepus europaeus isolate LE1 chromosome 8, mLepTim1.pri, whole genome shotgun sequence, the genomic segment TCCGGCTGAGGGTTTCGGTTGGGTGTTGTACGCGGTGCACTGGCCGGCCTGTTTCTGCCTTCGCCTCAACCCcgagcctccccacccccagcccccgcctcccCAACTCCCaggttaaaaaaatagatatgtacATCTCAGAAAATAGCTGGGGGCCGGCCGCGGGGCCGGGCCCCCGGCGCGGCGGGCGCTCAGGACGAGCCCTCCGTCTCGGCCGCGTGCAGCAggaggccgccgccgccggcgccgccgccgccggactTGTGCTTCTTCAGCAACTGCGTGATCTTCTCGTCGTCCGAGTTGGGGTCTAGGGGCTTGTTGTAGTCGTCGTCCTCCTCCTCGTTCTCCGAGGCCCCCTTGAGCCGCTCGGTCTCCGAGTCCTGCTTCTTCTTGGCGGTGGCCATCTCGGCCGCGTGCTTCTTCCTCCACTTGGTCCGGCGGTTCTGGAACCAGACCTGGGGGCGGGAGGGAGTGAGACCGCGCCGCCACGCCTCCTCCCGCGCACGCCACCCCGGCCCGCGCCGGCTTCCCCTCGGCTGCCCCGCAGCACCGCCCGGCTCCCGGCCGTTGCCATAGCGATGGAAACACACGCGGAGTGGGGTCCTGGGCGAGCGAGTTCTCCAAACAGTGAAAACGCAGCTTGGAGACTTAAAATGagtttctccccaccccccctcaccccccaaaaAACCGAGTTTGCTTGGCTGCTTCCTAGTCTGAAGCAGAAAACGGATTCGTCAAGCTTTCCCCTGATGACTGATTTTTCACTCCTTATTTGCCTTCCTGGACGACGGGATCTCAAACAACCCTTGCTTCTCTCGGTGTGGTGTGTGGGCGAAGGCACAGCGCTCGCCCGCCAGCAACTCCgcgctccctttccctttcccacaTTGGTCTGTTCGCCTACCTCAGGCCTCAACTGTGCGCAAAAATGGCAGAGAAACAACCACCCCGTGTGCACTTCCAATGCGGAAAGTTTAAAAACTCTGCTAGGATGCAAATCTCAAATCACTCGCAGTAACTgacataaatatatgaaaaatggtgACTGTCAAACCATCCTGGGAGTTCGGTCCTTTCTCTCGCTGCCTCCCTCTGTGAGTGTAGGATGTCCATACAATTCAAAGTACAGGGAAAGCTAGAATTATCATcagttacttttaaaaagtgaaagttgCCAAGTATAGTTTTCCAATATTAGCATGCCTAttctttccaaaattattttaacagtGTTCCTGCCCAAGACATTCATTTTACGTACACATACTCAAGcctattcatgattttttttgacaACTTGAGATACATATTTTAACTTTAAGCATCGATAATAAGCAATCCATTTCTCAAGGATACTGAATTACTCTCTCTTGATGGTTCTTATCTGTTATGTATTCTATCTAGGGAATCAGAATAGTTAAGAAagtgattttgattttctttacaCAGCTGTAATAATTCACCTGTAGCCAGGCAGACATATTTATGACAAATGCAGCCCTTCAGATTACTGTGATTGGCTCTGTACCCACCCactgcaaaaataattttaaccctGATGGTATTCTAATGGCCATGTACAGAATCACTACTGAAGTCTATTTTATGATGCTTGTCCAGGGGAAAACAGGCTGCAGTCAGCAGACCCAGTTATACTATTCCTACTTAAGAAGCAACAGTATAACTAATGAAAACAGACTTGTACCCCAAAGAAACAAACGTTAACCAACTGGAGGGGGGCAAGGTGAACTGAAAATATAGGAAGTCATGCGAATGAATTTGTCTGCCTGGCTCAATCCCTTTATTTTTCAGGGAAAGATTTCTAAAATTTGACTCCTTAGGAGTGTAGTGTGCAACTCAACAAGAAACAAAgtgacattttaattataaatcgTCTGAGACAGGGCATTTTAAATACGTTgataagcatattttaaatagaaTCAAATCCTATTATACAGTAATGATGTCATCAATTCATTTGGAAAATTACTATTACAAAATAATTGCCTTCATCTAGGCTGCAGCAGGCTTATCTGAGGgaattgataaaaaaaatctgcaagtTAATACTAATATAGAAGCATTATAATGCTGATTTACATTAGGAGAGAATGTAACCGGTGGTGGCCCAAGCATCAAACAAAAGCTTCAGAATCTtcctaaatgaaataaatagaagcTATCTAACTGGCCGGATCAGGTCCCCGGGCTGATATTTCAGTAACGCTTTGATTCTCCAATAATGGCGAGTTCCCCTAGCACATGCTGCTATCTAGATTAACCTAATTTCAAAGGCGGGGGCTGGATTCCTTTTGTTCAGCAACAGTTTGCCCGCCCGCAAGACCCCAGCGTCTTTGTAAGAGCCCACCCCCCTTCGCGGCCATCAACTTCTCCCCAGGCTCCTCCGACCCGCACGCACcccgcacccctcccccgccgccggcagtgtgtgtgtgtgtgtgtgtgtgtccatgcgcTCCCGGCCCGTAGCCACCAGGTGTGCCCCACTCCGCTCACCTTGACCTGACTCTCGGTCATCCCCAGCGAATAGGCCAAGCGAGCTCTCTCGGGGCCCGCCAAGTATTTCGTTTGTTCGAAAGTCTTTTCCAGGGCGAAGATCTGCTGACCGGAGAACGTGGGCCTCGTGTGTTTTCTCTTCCCGTCTTTGTCCAGCAAAATGGACCCTTGATCTACCGATAAAGagcgagggagggaaggggagggtacCACGGTTGATTACAAGTGGCTCCACTGGGGCTCGGAGGTAGCTGGTGAGAGGAACGAAACTCCCCAAAGCCGCGTTTCGGTGGCAAAGAGAGCTTCGTCCGTGGCGGGCACCACGAGAGACGTGGCACTTCCAGGCCCACGGCGCGGCTCCCTTTGCCTTTCCACGCCGCGCGCACctgttttcaaaaaaaccagGTGTGTGCGGAGCAGCGGCGAATGCCTTCTGCCCGGCATCACCGAGGTTGCGCCCGACACCGGCCAGGGATCCCATGGCTAAAGTTTGTCGGAGCCAAGAGGTGAGGTCCCACGCAATCAAGGCGTGTCGGGGAAAGGCCACCCCCGCTTTCCTCTGATTCGGTCGGTGCTCGCTCGCCCCGGGGCTTTTGCAGGAGGATAACtagttttggttttatttttattttttttcccgttattttattttatttttttcctttgaacgCTTCCTTAACCTGTGTCCGGGCAACAAAGGGCTCCTTGTCTATTCGCTCAAGGGAGTGAAATCGCCCCCAAGTGTAACGCCCCTGCGGCcgcgggggagagggagggggcacaGCCTTTGTTGGTGGCCCCTGCGTGGCCATCGGAATGGTTACAATAGCGTTTCCCCGACACCCCGAAGCCGGGACTCCCGCAATGGCCCGCACTTGCTGCAGCTCACCCACGCGacagagcccccaccccgggcttAGAAACTTCGGGGAAGAGAACAAGGCAAGAAAAGGCCACCCCGGGGTTGAGCCCTGACCGCCACCTGGAAGGCGCGTGGCCTCCTCGACGCGGCTGGGAAAACTAGTGGGATCTGGGGGCGACTTGGTCACCCCAAGCAAGGTCTCACTGTCATGTCGGTCCGCGTCCCTTCTCCTCGCCCTCCCCAGGCCCTTTTAAGTGTTAGGGCGTTGAACGCCCCTCGATGGCCCTCTGTGTGCCCCGACCCAAAGCGTTCCAGCTCCCGGGTCCCGGGGGGTGCGAAAGCTCCCAGGCGGCGGGGAGCGGCCCGCAGTGCCTCCGCGCTTGCTCTGCTTTGGAACTGCAGGCAGGTCCTCAAGGGGCTCATTGAGGCGAGGGAGCTGGGGGGACGTAGGACGGTGCGGCCCAGGAGGTGAGCTGGGGTCAGCCCCGGCACACGCAAATGCACCTCGCTCTGTGCCGGGCAGGGCTAGCGGCCTTGGGTTCGCAGCAGGCGGCGGGTGAAGCTGGTGACTGCGCCGTAGGGACCCAGTTGGCTCTCAGGAGCGGGAAAAACTGGGATGTAAGTAGGCAGGGGCGGGAgggcctctcctcccttccctcttctctaCCCCAGGCCAAGCCAGCGGCACCGGCCTGGCCGTTTGGGCGGCAGCCCCTGCCTCAGACGAGACACACGTCCCGCACTGCGTTGTGTTCCACACGGACACACGCACAGTGGCACAACCAAGGCACGCCCAAGCCTTGGGGACAGAGGTGCGCTTGGATGAGCTCAGGGAAATGAGCACCTCGCGCGAGGCGTCCCGGCTCAGCCACAGCTCAGCGTTAACGGTGCGATTCCGGCGCTGCCAGACTACCAGGGCAGTCAGGAGCGAGCTGGCCGACCGCTTTGCACACCAGGTGTGGTGACCCGGGCACTGGGCGCAGAGCAGGCGGGCGGCGATCGTACTCACGAGGGCTGCAGGCCAGGCGCGCGTCCCTCCAGGGTGGGCTCTGCATCACTCCGGGCCAGAAGATGGGCGTCCGGCCGGGCAGCTCGGCCAGCGGCTTGGGGTAGCGGCCCACGGCCGCCACGGCCGCGGCGCTGGGGCTGAAATAGAGGccgggcggcggcggtggcgggcTCAGGCTGCTGAAGCGGGGCAGGCCGGCCAGCAGCCCCGCcggggaggaggcggcggcggcggccgcggcggccgcggccgcggcggcggaggcagaagaggcagaggcggacgaggcggaggaggaggaggaacccgAGGGCGAGGCGGAGGGCAGCGCGGCCCCAGAGGCCACCGGCATGGAGGGCCGGCTCAGGATGTCGTTGATGCCGTGAGGGGTGGCGGCCGACAGCTGCTGCGGGGGGCTGCCCAGGGACGAGAGCCCCCCGGCGGCCGGGGGCTTCAGGCCCCCGGGGTTGTGGGCGCCCAAGGGCGGGGAGGGCGACGACGAGGACGAGGACGACGACGAGGAGGAAGGGGGGCCGGCGGGCAGCGGGGGGTAGGCGGCGGGGTACAGCGGGGTCTTCATCTCGGCCATGCTGTGCAGCGCGGCTAGGGGAGGGCTGCTGAGCAGGAATGCGCTCTGCCGGGTGCCCTCCATCGCCCCTACAGCTAACATCCCACGGCCAGGCTCGAGCCTGCAGCCACGCAGCGAGGGCGCCGGCCGGTGGCCCCGGCGGGGCTCAGGGGACCGGCAGTGCCCCCCGCGCGCGCTAGCGAGGAGCCGCGGAGCGCCCCGGGGAGGCGACTGCCCACCGGGCGGGGGCGCCGCCGCCGAGAGGGGCTCCGAGCTGCGCCACTGGCGAGGATGGGATTTGCGGCCCCGGGCTGCTGCTGTCCTCGGGCTCCGGGAtccctggtccaaccctggctcttCGCTCCCCCTCCTCACTTGTCTTCTGTCGGCTCAGGGCGCGCTGCTTCGCATCTTCTCCTCCCACGGAAAGGCGACCGAGTCAAACCCAGGCCGGCCCCCGGGACTTTGTAACAAAGTTAGGCGCCGCGGGATCCCCGCGCCGGGAGCCGGCTCGCCCTCCTCCGGCCCGGAGGCGCTGCCCCTCGGCCGCGAGGCTCAGCCGGCGCACTCGGCCTCGGCAAGCGCGCGAGCGCGGACGGAGCGCGTCTAGCCCGGGAGGACCTCGCCTGCCTGCGCTTGGGCTGCTCCGCCGCCGCCGTCCCGGGCTGCGGCGACACAAGGGGCCGAACCGCCGGCCCCCGCGTTCCCGAATCCGGGCGCGGGCCCGCCTTCCCCTCCGGGCCACCGGGCCCTCGAGTTGCGGtgttggaaagagagaggggaatgaGGGGGGGAAAAAGCGCGGAAAACAAAGGCTGCGTGCGGAAAGGCGACCGGGTGGGCTCGGGCTGCGCTCGCCGGTCCTCTCCTGCGAACGGGCCCggcgccccgccccacccccagcgccCGCGCCTCCTCACTCCCGGCGGTGGACTCCGCTCGCTGACATTTTTCTCCGCGCCTTCCCCGGCCTCGCTCCTCCGAGTCCTGTCCGAGGGCCGAACTGAACCTCTCCGCGCCTCCGCcgctcgctctctcctctccccctccggGCCTGACAGTTCGGATGAAGCTCTCAAAGGTAATAAAACATTTGCATCACTCTCTACCCCTCTTTAGCTGGGGGGAcggaggggagggggcctggggggacAAAACGAGAACTTTGAGGGACGTCACTCCTCCGCGgtcgggaggggcggggccgaggaGCGGGGCGCAGGCCGGGGGCGTAACCATCGCCTCCAATAGCTCGCGGCCTAGGGCCTCGCCCCGCCTTTGGGGCACGCCCACCAGGGAGCGCCGCGCCCTCTGATTGGCTGAGGCGCGCGAGGCGTAGAGCCGCGCCCGCCTAAGCCCTGCCCCTTCCCGCCTCCGTTCCCcctcggggcggggcctggcgagCGGCGCGGCTCCGCGGCTGGGCCGGCGGGCGCCTCAATTAATTGTGTTAAATAAtacggggaaggggagggggggagcagaGACGGAGAGGGCATTACTTTTTAAAGAGAGGAATAATGAAAAGCCGGTCCTTTTATGGAAAAGCAGTTCATAGTCTTCGCTCGCTTCCCTCTCGCCCGCTCGCGtcaggccacccccacccccggtcccCCCACTCCGGCTGCCGGCGCCTCACCTCGAACCGAGCCCCGGGCCCTGACGAAATGAAGCTAATGGAGCCGGCAGCCGGCGCGGCCCGGCCCGGCTCCCTCCTTTGAAGGGATTAATTACAGGCCATCTGGGCTCTCCTCGAATTGTGTAAATTAATTTGTTGCTGCTTAAGCCCGGAGATGCCCTTAATCCTGTCGTAGGCCGCAGGGCCGGCCCCTCGCATCTTTCCGCCGCGCCGCCGGTCCCGCGCTTCTCCCCTCGCCCCTCGGGGGAGCGGGCGGCCCAGAGGTCTTCCTCAGAAGGCGGCTTGCCTCAGTTCGCCGGGAACGGGCTCCGCTGCTCGGGAGTGCCTCCCTCGCGTGTGACGTGCCCACAGCGAGCTCCCCTTCAGGCGTCCCCTGCGATCGGCACTCTTGACAAAAACCACCGGCATTCAGGTGGGGCCGTGCAGGGCCGGCGCAGAGCCGGGGACGGACGCCCCCCGGGGCCGGGAGGCGAACGAGGGTTCCCGTCGTTCCCGGTCAGACCCTGCCCTGCGGCTGCTCCGGTTCCCGGCGGGGTCGCTCGGCGCGGCCGAGGGAGGCGCACCCCGGACGGCTCCGGGAAGCCGGCTCGTCCCAGTAACGCACCTTTTTGGAGGGGCGGCGCTTTGGTTGAGACCGGTTAGCGAAAAGCAGACCTAAATGCCACCGACGGCTCCAGAGCGAAACGGGAGCCGCGACCCCGAGGCGCGGACCGGGCTGTGAACGCCCCGAGCCCTCCTGCGGGCTCGCATGCGGGCTCACTCCCTTCCCGCAGCCGTCCTTTGGCAAGCGCGGGCCTTTACGGGTGACCAGCTTGAGGTGGAGACAGATTGGGGGATTGCCTGTGCTTTGCCACTTTTATTCACCTCTGAGACACAAGCAGTGCCGCCAGgcccctctctttcttccccgcCCTTCTTCGTTGACTTCAACAGCGGGTTAAGCCGGGCACTCGGTAAACTTTAGAATCTGACCTGGGGAAAGGGAAAACCCTTCCGGGAGGAGCTGCGGGGACCTTCTTCTGGGATCTGTGCCCCAGCGGCCTCTCGCCCCGGTTGGAGGCTGCAAGAGGAGGGTGGCGGCCGCGGCTTGGCTCCGGCCCTGGTCTGGGGTGGTCACTGTGCTTGGTTTCCTCACACAGAAAACTTCCTCTggccttgggaccctgcctcGATGGGGTGACACAAACTGCCCGGGCCTCCAGCGACCTCCCCGCATCCTCCAGAGCCGTGCATGCTCTAGACATAGCGGAGATCGGAGAGAGAAGGGAGCTAGGGATCCCCAAAGAGTCCAGTCTCAAAACAGTGGCCCCTTTGATATTCTGTGAAtactg encodes:
- the NKX6-1 gene encoding homeobox protein Nkx-6.1; translation: MLAVGAMEGTRQSAFLLSSPPLAALHSMAEMKTPLYPAAYPPLPAGPPSSSSSSSSSSSPSPPLGAHNPGGLKPPAAGGLSSLGSPPQQLSAATPHGINDILSRPSMPVASGAALPSASPSGSSSSSASSASASSASAAAAAAAAAAAAASSPAGLLAGLPRFSSLSPPPPPPGLYFSPSAAAVAAVGRYPKPLAELPGRTPIFWPGVMQSPPWRDARLACSPHQGSILLDKDGKRKHTRPTFSGQQIFALEKTFEQTKYLAGPERARLAYSLGMTESQVKVWFQNRRTKWRKKHAAEMATAKKKQDSETERLKGASENEEEDDDYNKPLDPNSDDEKITQLLKKHKSGGGGAGGGGLLLHAAETEGSS